One window of the Anopheles aquasalis chromosome X, idAnoAquaMG_Q_19, whole genome shotgun sequence genome contains the following:
- the LOC126569123 gene encoding cap-specific mRNA (nucleoside-2'-O-)-methyltransferase 1 has protein sequence MANTLNLWVEPSEEQEALSGGSPPDAKKRRILQESDAVRGNEAVAAAAASGVVTDPPADPKAPSSGSSFGQFSEKSVRMMQQMGYKAGTGLGKSGQGRIDLIETSSQKGRSGLGMKMDQLDSAATQFDATEEVITMPEEIVWLYNCSKVDDPEITQEQLNIWLVIGPAKRTIDDETRFCDPKVLQQIIEGKSVFDLLGAGDMRKARYRSNPFELIRNNIFMNRAAVKLANLDSMCNWTITQPLDRDGQLLVKDDEVFYFADVCAGPGGFSEYMLWRKGWRAKGFGFTLRALNDFKLEAFIAGTPETFDPYYGPHEDGNIYDPVNIDGFSEYVLSQTNNGVHLMLADGGISVENEENIQEILTKQLFLCQVIVALDIVRPNGSLVLKVFDQFTPFSVGLVYLLYRCFAQISICKPNSSRPANSERYIVCKWKKSNAGIVAKHLKDVNRRMFEKADPETDILELVADSVIREDREFFEYVRNSNDQFGRNQVNALQKIAAFCRNRDLVESRQHEVKNRCLELWSLPDASRTVPKTKGDPDQYIDKFYEIWRTLAKSVGLPERSLVPDLRVSFPSAHDWYFVPIGNANNQGKNLRSMLLGKGGKEVYKFDAKQRSWTLVKDIAIELPPKTIIYGEIVRELQGEGKSQIVINTLHIIDGLVLGGEDIRCLPLAKRNARCHQFAKALTKPITNTGTGDVISTASSANTGSSLQIRAKQLYSLFDMEMFFSSLKSCELKAGNSRLGYRVTNIINPDRLYVPYGLLFLREVKPDYMKTLSKKQNKFYYFHTKTKESRFPEQFNNQEKETLATFDETFHTRLFWEWTHVHQVQTKVEEKRCDQVYRVDFNNYLKTNYSC, from the exons ATGGCCAACACACTCAACCTATGGGTCGAACCTTCGGAGGAGCAGGAGGCTTTATCCGGTGGTTCACCACCGGAtgcaaaaaaacggagaataTTACAAGAAAGCGATGCAGTGCGAGGGAATGAAGCGgttgcagcggcagcggcgtcgGGGGTGGTTACCGATCCTCCTGCGGACCCGAAAGCCCCATCCTCGGGATCATCTTTTGGGCAGTTTTCGGAAAAATCCGTCCGTATGATGCAGCAGATGGGCTACAAGGCAGGCACTGGTCTGGGCAAATCCGGCCAAGGCCGGATAGATTTAATAGAAACATCTTCTCAAAAGGGACGAAGCGGTTTAG GTATGAAAATGGATCAACTTGATAGCGCAGCTACGCAGTTCGACGCTACAGAAGAGGTCATAACAATGCCCGAAGAAATTGTCTGGCTGTACAATTGCTCAAAGGTGGACGATCCGGAGATCACCCAAGAGCAGCTGAATATTTGGCTGGTGATTGGTCCTGCAAAGCGTACCATTGACGACGAGACCCGCTTCTGTGATCCGAAGGTGCTGCAACAAATCATAGAGGGAAAATCCGTTTTCGATCTACTAGGCGCAGGGGATATGCGCAAAGCGCGGTACCGCTCAAATCCATTCGAGCTAATTAGAAACAATATTTTTATGAATCGCGCCGCGGTTAAGCTGGCCAATCTAGACTCGATGTGCAACTGGACGATCACGCAACCACTGGACCGAGATGGTCAACTGCTGGTGAAGGACGACGAAGTGTTTTACTTCGCGGATGTGTGCGCAGGGCCTGGTGGGTTTTCCGAGTATATGCTCTGGCGAAAGGGCTGGCGAGCAAAAGGATTTGGTTTTACGCTCCGGGCTCTGAATGATTTCAAATTAGAGGCTTTTAttgccggaacaccggaaacgTTCGACCCGTACTACGGACCACATGAGGATGGCAACATCTACGATCCGGTCAATATTGATGGGTTCAGCGAGTACGTGTTAAGTCAGACAAATAACGGCGTGCATCTAATGTTGGCCGACGGTGGAATTTCGgtcgaaaacgaagaaaacattcaAGAAATTCTGACGAAGCAACTCTTCCTGTGCCAGGTGATTGTGGCTCTCGATATCGTGCGCCCGAATGGCAGCTTGGTGCTAAAAGTATTCGATCAGTTTACACCGTTTAGCGTCGGGCTCGTCTATCTTTTATATCGGTGTTTTGCGCAGATTTCGATCTGCAAGCCCAACAGTAGCCGACCAGCTAACTCGGAGCGTTACATTGTATGCAAGTGGAAGAAATCGAATGCCGGTATCGTTGCGAAACATTTAAAGGACGTCAACCGGCGTATGTTTGAGAAGGCGGACCCAGAAACAGACATACTCGAGCTGGTGGCCGATTCAGTGATACGCGAGGATCGCGAATTCTTCGAATACGTACGAAACAGTAACGATCAGTTCGGCCGAAACCAAGTGAATGCACTGCAGAAGATTGCCGCGTTCTGCCGGAACCGCGATCTGGTCGAGTCCCGCCAGCACGAGGTGAAAAACCGATGCCTGGAACTGTGGAGTCTCCCTGACGCAAGCCGCACGGTTCCGAAGACCAAAGGTGACCCTGACCAGTACATCGATAAGTTTTACGAAATTTGGCGGACACTGGCGAAATCTGTCGGCCTGCCGGAACGAAGTCTGGTGCCGGATCTGCGAGTAAGCTTCCCATCAGCTCACGACTGGTATTTCGTGCCGATTGGTAACGCCAACAACCAGGGTAAGAATCTTCGATCGATGCTACTCGGCAAAGGTGGGAAGGAAGTATATAAATTTGATGCGAAGCAGCGCAGCTGGACACTAGTGAAGGACATCGCGATTGAGCTGCCGCCTAAAACGATCATCTACGGGGAAATCGTCAGAGAACTGCAGGGCGAAGGAAAGTCGCAGATCGTCATCAACACGCTGCACATCATCGATGGGCTGGTGTTGGGTGGTGAGGACATCCGCTGTCTGCCGTTGGCCAAGAGGAATGCCCGCTGTCACCAGTTTGCGAAAGCGCTCACCAAGCCAATCACGAACACCGGAACGGGCGATGTAATTTCCACGGCATCATCCGCGAACACCGGTTCTTCGCTGCAAATCAGAGCCAAGCAGCTCTACTCTCTCTTTGACATGGAAATGTTTTTCAGTTCACTGAAATCGTGCGAACTAAAGGCCGGCAACAGTCGGCTCGGCTATCGCGTAACAAATATTATTAATCCGGATCGTTTGTACGTTCCCTATGGATTGCTTTTCCTTCGAGAAGTAAAACCAGATTACATGAAAACATTGTCAAAGAAGCAGAACAAATTTTACTATTTTCACACGAAAACGAAGGAATCACGCTTTCCTGAACAGTTTAACAATCAGGAAAAGGAAACGCTTGCTACATTCGATGAAACTTTCCATACGCGTCTCTTCTGGGAGTGGACACATGTGCATCAAGTGCAGACCAAAGTAGAGGAGAAACGGTGCGATCAGGTTTACCGTGTTGATTTCAATAACTATCTCAAAACAAACTACTCGTGCTAG
- the LOC126581311 gene encoding uncharacterized protein LOC126581311 isoform X1: MDEEESPYLSGFLTIKSQSGFSWRVTKKVKYCQLFKASRHGIERLEISDTENDKTTRIVTLENCVKIVLDQPPQNTINIVSKTGQIQLHSADESLARQWTNALQIVAFKDKSNQTPPPPRLNTIEEDNDLYCSSYSEGIYTVTLIATDASIKNGIEPKMYTLELGQTDMRLKCYEDESITVAMWPYRYIRKYGYREGKFTFEAGRKCNTGEGTFKLDNANPQDIFRCMLTKMKSMKKIISSSALEHEAHGLSSQLCAALAMEPGSRSPLPGGHCDDSVSALHLPPIDLLPVIHDTAATQHGGAHGKNVVPTKPPRKQGVLPLGTTSMAEQTTDTKQSNNVSTVFIKTGGNTTANVPCSGSQRNPPIFVVSGGAANSDRDSYPVKELDYECVKDITDAWKLYGLNDVKHTESSHTLGATKACGMASCVTSLPTAHSANGTGRDTEHQLVVQQVEYDRLNFFRPTTRHSSGDYKTIVPIRPPLAGVGGVAPLSSDDYEIIGDPSSTSSSSSSSQATTTTTTTTTTITTVGSGPLASSPLQQHHASLHGQPIGYGTGSQGRRLPTDEEFEFSIFNGPDDQRNLSATINYATISKPKRV, from the exons ATGGATGAAGAGGAAAGTCCCTACTTGTCCGGTTTCCTAACGATCAAGTCACAGAGTGGCTTTTCATGGCGAGTCACTAAAAAG GTGAAATACTGTCAACTGTTCAAAGCAAGCCGCCACGGGATTGAGCGGCTCGAGATCAGCGACACGGAGAACGACAAGACGACGCGTATTGTAACGCTCGAGAACTGCGTGAAGATAGTGCTGGACCAGCCACCCCAGAACACGATCAACATCGTTTCGAAGACAGGCCAGATACAGCTGCATTCGGCCGATGAATCACTGGCCCGCCAGTGGACGAATGCTTTGCAGATAGTGGCGTTCAAGGATAAGTCGAACCAAACTCCACCCCCGCCGCGACTAAACACGATCGAGGAGGACAACGATTTGTACTGCTCGTCGTACAGCGAAGGCATCTACACGGTGACGCTCATCGCGACCGATGCTTCAATCAAAAACGGCATCGAACCGAAGATGTATACGCTCGAGCTGGGTCAGACGGACATGCGACTGAAGTGCTACGAAGACGAAAGTATTACGGTAGCCATGTGGCCGTATCGGTACATCCGGAAGTATGGTTACCGGGAGGGAAAGTTCACGTTCGAGGCCGGACGGAAATGTAACACGGGCGAGGGTACGTTCAAGCTGGACAACGCCAACCCACAGGACATCTTCCGCTGTATGCTGACGAAGATGAAGTCGATGAAGAAGATCATCTCATCGTCCGCCCTCGAGCACGAGGCGCACGGCCTTAGTAGCCAGCTCTGCGCCGCACTAGCGATGGAACCTGGATCTCGCAGCCCGCTGCCGGGTGGTCACTGCGACGATAGCGTGTCCGCATTGCACCTTCCCCCGATCGATCTACTGCCCGTGATCCACGATACTGCTGCTACCCAGCATGGTGGTGCTCATGGGAAAAATGTAGTTCCTACCAAACCGCCGCGCAAACAAGGTGTGTTGCCGCTGGGAACCACATCCATGGCGGAGCAAACGACGGACACCAAGCAGTCGAATAACGTTTCAACCGTCTTTATCAAAACGGGCGGCAACACCACGGCAAATGTGCCGTGCTCCGGCAGCCAACGGAATCCGCCAATCTTCGTCGTATCGGGCGGTGCGGCAAACAGCGATCGCGACAGCTACCCAGTCAAGGAGCTGGACTACGAGTGTGTCAAAGACATTACCGACGCCTGGAAACTGTACGGTTTGAACGACGTCAAACACACCGAATCGTCCCATACGCTGGGTGCGACCAAGGCCTGCGGGATGGCATCTTGTGTCACATCGCTTCCAACCGCGCATAGCGCCAATGGTACCGGCCgcgacaccgagcaccagcttGTGGTGCAACAGGTGGAGTACGATAGGCTCAATTTTTTTCGTCCCACCACTCGCCACTCCTCGGGTGATTACAAAACGATCGTACCGATCCGGCCACCGCTGGCCGGTGTTGGGGGTGTTGCTCCGCTGTCATCGGACGATTACGAGATTATCGGtgatccatcatcaacatcatcatcatcatcatcatcacaagcaacaacgactacaacaacaacaacaacaaccatcacgaCTGTCGGCAGCGGTCCGCTGGCTTCGTCTCCACTCCAGCAACATCACGCGTCTCTGCACGGTCAACCGATTGGCTACGGGACCGGCAGCCAGGGTCGCCGGTTGCCGACGGACGAAGAgtttgagttttccattttcaacggGCCCGACGATCAACGAAATCTTTCCGCAACGATCAACtatgccaccatcagcaaaccgAAGCGAGTTTGA